One window of the Epinephelus moara isolate mb chromosome 22, YSFRI_EMoa_1.0, whole genome shotgun sequence genome contains the following:
- the LOC126384362 gene encoding CMP-N-acetylneuraminate-beta-galactosamide-alpha-2,3-sialyltransferase 1-like, giving the protein MLSRLRKNRIIISLLCVTAIGVFSKSSWNLSVYSFGLQSSSPCACLRCLTVGDPWFRELLNSSPQPFLSKTYTTSEDDFNWWKRMQGENRNFTFYKSTVDKLFQIFPPVPDVVEFNPDRCRTCAVVGNSGNLKRSHYGPLIDMHDIVIRMNRGRTKGYETDVGIKTTHHVMYPESAKNLDNTTHLVLFPFKISDFLWLLQKFNSGKNSTVTPKTIANKDLVMILNPALMRYVHETWLGKKGKYPSTGFLTLALSLQICDEVSVFGFGADSDGNWDHYYEVLKQKKLRTGPHAGTHEYDIIQQLQDQKKIVFFKGF; this is encoded by the exons ATGCTTTCAAGATTGAGAAAAAACAGGATTATAATTTCCCTTCTTTGCGTCACTGCCATCGGAGTGTTCTCCAAATCGTCGTGGAATTTATCGGTATACTCCTTTGGACTTCAGAGCTCAAGTCCTTGTGCCTGTCTCAGATGTTTAACAGTGGGTGATCCGTGGTTTCGGGAGCTTCTTAATTCATCTCCTCAGCCCTTCTTGTCAAAAACGTATACGACCTCAGAGGACGATTTCAACTGGTGGAAG cgcATGCAGGGGGAAAACCGCAACTTCACTTTCTACAAATCAACAGTGGACAAGCTATTTCAGATCTTCCCACCTGTTCCAGATGTTGTAGAATTCAACCCTGACCGCTGCAGGACTTGTGCTGTGGTGGGGAACTCTGGTAATTTGAAGAGATCACACTATGGACCTCTCATAGATATGCATGATATCGTAATAAG AATGAACCGCGGCCGTACTAAAGGCTATGAAACAGATGTTGGCATCAAAACAACTCATCATGTGATGTACCCAGAGAGTGCTAAAAATTTGGACAACACCACGCATCTTGTGCTGTTTCCATTCAAGATAAGTGATTTCCTGTGGCTCCTCCAGAAATTCAATTCAGG GAAAAACAGTACTGTGACTCCAAAGACGATAGCTAACAAGGATTTG GTGATGATCCTCAATCCAGCTCTCATGAGATATGTTCATGAAACTTGGCTGGGAAAGAAGGGCAAGTATCCATCGACTGGCTTCCTGACTCTGGCTCTCAGCCTGCAGATCTGTGACGAG GTCAGTGTTTTTGGGTTTGGAGCAGACAGCGATGGAAACTGGGACCATTACTATgaagttctgaaacagaaaaagcTGAGAACTGGACCTCACGCAGGAACGCATGAATACGACATTATTCAGCAGCTACAGGATCAGAAGAAAATCGTCTTTTTTAAAGGATTTTAA